DNA from Xiphophorus maculatus strain JP 163 A chromosome 6, X_maculatus-5.0-male, whole genome shotgun sequence:
CGCTGTGGCATGGTGGACAAGTTGGGCATCTACACCAAGGTGTCCAACTACAACGAGTGGATCACTCAGGTACAGGAGGAATGGGACCGAGGAGTTCATCCTCAGTAACACCCAACCAGCCCGTCTGCTCCGTCAAACCCACAGGAACGACTCAGTGCATCAACGCTGATGGAAACGTTTTGTTAAATAAACCTGGTAACTCCAGAGAGGCTTCAGTGTCTGTTTAATCCCCACTGACCTTCGTACTTCAGCTCAATAACCAGATGTGAATGTTCAAGCTTCTGAAGGGTTTTATAAACCCGACTCTTCTGAAGCATCTGAATGTGTTCGATCTGTTCATCTACAGTCTACAGTAAAAATCATGCTGGTTTGTCAAAACGCCTGTTTAActcagattatttaaattatgctGAGTCTCATTCCTCACACAGCTGCAGTCAgactaaaacatttaacttctgTTTGGGAAATAATTCAACTttgaaatgaattgaattgGATGAATAACGAATTGAGTCTTCTCACGCTCTCCACTTATTTTGTGCCTTCTTGGTTGCCGTACATCATTTTAGTGtccaaacaaacattaaatgtgATGATATTCAGATTATCTGATGATGATCTGAGGTGAAACAACAAACTGTAACATGATTACACACCAATCAGCTCAGAATGCAGAACTTTTATTATATATACTGTCATTTTCCTCCAGTTAAAACTGAGTGTACagcttcttaaagggacagagacACATTCAGGTGTTACATTCACTTaaggcaggggtgggcactcctggtcctcgagggccggtgtcctgcaactcttagatgtctccctggtccaacacacctgaatccaacagctgaatctccccctaagtgcagtcaagttctccagagtcctgttaacgacctcattatttaactcaggtgtgttgaagtagagatgcatctaaaagttgcaggacaccggccctcgaggaccaggagtgcccacccctgactTAAGGCATTTACTGTAGGCTAAAATGTTCTAAGAACTGAACACAGTTTGAAGTAGATATGatgataaaatgattaaattcaaGCTGAGTAAAGATTCACCTGAGATACAGAACATCACCGTCAGACTACAGACGCTTCAACTTCACCAAATATCACGAATATGAACTTCATAAACTCACTGAGGTTATTAAACTTCATCCACGTTTAAACAAGTTTCAACGGTTACCATGGTTTCATCTAGAGAAGCcagtaaaacattaataaacattagttctgctgacctgagtttttattgattttattattgGAACAGGATGCAAAACATTCATCTCTAAAACTTCCCTCTAAGTCGCCTGGTTTTAAATTTGtgcttttgattaaatgtttgaaaaaccaaaacaagtttCCACCAGTTCATGATGTCAGTTTCCACAAagatgcttttttatttagacttgagaaatttgatttattattgcATTTTCCTTTGTCtgataaaacaaatcaaactaaatctgttgttttctaTAAAAGGTTGAGAAACGattaaagtttaactttaaCTCACCTTCCCTCtgaaaaaactgcttttcacaCAAACTGATCCAGATCTAAAGGTTCTAGATATTTATCCTGTTCACAGAATATTTCACTGTTTGCTCTTCAAACTTCAAAACACGATGATGTCACTTCCACCCACCTTACtcagaaaatacatttcagatgATTCTGatgaaaaaagttattaaaaagaTGGAGCGTTTCTCTGtccaaatctaaaaataaatataaattatcattaacaaaatgttttcatcagttggagtttcttttctttttgtctctctgagttttttccttcctttggtcagaaaaaaatagattaaatttGAGAAAAACGTCCAAATATGAAACCAGAAAACttaacagaacaaaacagatttgaaaaatatatttgttctaaaaaatattctaataaatttaaacacctatatatacagtatatatatatttggttCATGGTTCTTATTTAAGAGgagaaataaatgaagtttgtgatttaaatgtgaaataatgattaaaataataaatcattgaACTCTTTAAAATCCAATCTGCCTGATTTGTTTGTCAAAACTTCATTTTCTCATTCAGTCACTTTTCACAccaataattatattttttcaaaaaataaataaaattctttacagatttgatgttttcttcagtattacttgttttttatgggtttattttttattttttagtttttagatttGCTGCAGAAGAAACTCTGAAGTTGAAACACTGCATGTTATGACGTACTCCACATGTATCACTTTATGCAATATAAACACTATTTATGTATTTCTGAgtcattattaatgtttttacttcCTCAACATTTGCTCTCTCAAATCTAATCTCTTGGTTTTGTGGTTGATTATTGTTTGATTTCAGGTTTTCTCTCCTGTTTGCTCCTAAACTGACctgaagttttagtttttagattCAGATTCAAACTGTGATGGTTGTGAATCGGAGCAGAGAGGAAAACGTCCTCAGCTTCATCAGGAcgctcctctcctcttcctcagctccTCCTCGTATCGCTGCAGCTGAGACATGAAGCCGGGGTTCGGATCCACGACGTGCCGAGCCGTTTTCACCCTCTGGGAGGAAACAACAGTCAGAAGGACTCTGGAACCgaggttctgatccggttccaACACCGGATCAGAACACCGGATCAGAACATCCCTCCTGAGTGAAGCAGggatgctgccctctgctgttgGTTTAGATAAATCACTGATATAAACTAAACACCGTTAAACTGCAGGACCAGACtatttactgaaacatttagaaaatcaaccaaaactgcagagaaatgaaaccaaaaagAGGCAGAAGGAGGTTTCTGCTTCAATCTGACCGCTGacaaagaatagaatagaatagaaatagaatagaatagattagaaatagaatagaatacaatataatagaatagaaatagaaTAGATtagaaatagaatagaaatagcCTCTATTGTCCCAATTAGGAGAAATTCATCTTTATCAGCAGCATCAGATAAAAAGTTTGacactaaattaaaataaaaaagtgttaaaatatataaaaaactaattttttatatattttataagattttatACATGTTGgattattacaataataataataataataataataataataataccgtACAAGATTATGAACAAAGAAACTGCAACATATTTCATTTCTTGATTCTGacataatttaaagttttcaggtttttattttcctcatattgtttcataattattgttttagctGCATCACTTCAGTTATTCCTTctttataaatgtaattattgataAATCATCTTTAACGTTCTTCCCCTTTATCTCCCCTCTGAACTCAGTGACCTCTGAACTCAGTGACCTCTGAACTCAGTCATCAGCAGGATTttattctgtctgtctgtcggGTCCAAAGTCACCTTGGACATTAAAACCTTTGGTTCTGCTGAGCAGACGGAACCGCTCAGCGCCGGTTCTTTCATCTCTCCTGTCTGATCCTGTtacagctgctggttctgacccagagtTACAAATATGAACTCATGGGAATTTAATGTGTCTGTAAAACatagagaaggtcaaaggtcactgtTGAACATCTGCTTTGCTTCTGTTTGGACCAAACATCCCATCGTTCAGTCAGTCGCTGTAATAAAGAGAACCGGTCTTTAACGTTCAGAACCTTCACTGAACATTTACGGgttgaaataaaaactcatttgtTTGGGCTGAAGCAGAACCGGACCAGGTAGAACCGGACCAGGTAGAACCGGACCAGGTAGAACCGGACCAGGTTCTGCTGCTTCCCTGTGAAAgtctgaacatttgcagatgacTCTGTGATTCTATTTGCTCCGGTTCTTCTGAACTCCAGAACCAAGCTGGACATCGCAGCTCATTAGAAGCAACATTTactttcaacatgttttattgtgtcatgaATGGAGGAACCGTTGGCACCGACTCAGCAAAAACCCAAACCCAGAAGCCCTGGATCACCTGTACGGCCTCCGCCAGCGTCATCCTGCGGTGCTTCATCAGGTAGGCCATGCAGATGGTGGCCGAGCGGCTGCGTCCGTTCTTGCAGTAGACCACGCTGCGTCCGCCGCGGTTGGCCTCCTTCTGGATGGCGTCGGCGCAGCGGTCAAAGTGGCGGTACAGATCCTCGCCGGGGTCGTCGTAGACGGGGATCTGCATCCTGGTGACGCCGCTGCTGGTCGGGAACGGCTGCTGCTTGGACACGTTGATGCAGAGCGTCACCGCCTCCTGCTGGATGAGGTCGTCGCTGCAGGCTGAGCGGGCGTTGCTGATGAACAGAACCTTGGTGACTTTACACAGCTGCAGCATCCTGGCTGACCCTCCTGGGCCTCCTTACCAACGCTAACAGCTTCCTGGTCGTCAGGAGAAGCATGAGAGTGTTAAACATGGACAGTTTAGCAAAACTAAAATGACTAAGATTTGATCCAAATTCTGCACAAAGATCTACTGTCAACTCCTCAGATTCCTGCTGATGGTAAAAGTTTATCGCCTGACagagaacagagagaaagaaaccgTAAGCTCTGGACCTTCTGAATTGTTCATGCTACCGATTAAAAGCAACTTGTGTGTGAACAGTTTCTGACCCCAAAGTGACCCGCAGAAGAAGAACGTGGACAtgaacacagcagcagcaaaatggCCGCCGCTGTCTGTGGGTGGAGTTGAACGTGTTTCTGATCCGACAGAACCGCTGACCAGAGCAACGGCTTCTGGAGAGAAATCTGACTGGACACAGACTTCTTTCATTTCAGAATCAGTCATTTCAGTCgttgtttacatccagatttaCTTCTGGTGCAGGATTATGACGCATGTCCCACATTCATGACGTAATAATCGGATACAATGTGACAtgaccgttcagactgcagaaaaCGGGATTTAGTTCCACATATGAAAGTGACACAAATCTGACAGTTTGGGGTAAAAAGGTTTGAGTTGGTCCGTTCAGACtgatgtgaaataatctgattcGAGTCGCATTTACCTGCTGAGTCAACGAGCGACAGAGACGCGATATTTCAGTTTGGCTAAAAAAGTAACGGTGACGCCACCTGGTGGCAGAAAAAGGAAACTACCAACAGATGCTGTGCGCTTTCTGAGGCTGGTGTGAAAAAAACCCttcagtttccagggactcgaTGCTGCTCATTACTGGATATGTAACATATGAAATACATATGTAATAAATCACTAATTAGCTTCtgtaataaatgtatattttacccaacaaaccaaacatccaGAGTTTATTACAGCAGTGAAGTTTCTCCAGCCTGGTCAGTTAAAgtggaaatatgttttatgtatttctctcgtttttcatttttatgtttgatattaaatgtttttgcattaaaatgaaataatacattttaaatctggACACAGTGGATTATTTCAGATATATCATCATTGAGGTATAATTCctcatttattcaaaaataaaaaaaacatttcaacacctaatatacacacacacacacacacacacacacacacccacacacacacacacaccgtctgTCTGACCTGCAGCTGGATCCTCCTGAATGAACCCGTTCTCCGTCCGTTCCTGCAGACCGACTGATCCGCTGTGTTCAGGTCTCCTCATGACCCCCAACTGTTCTGatcaacaacacacacactcacacacacacacacaccgctccTGCTGCTATATTTATGCTGCTGACAGCTGCAGGGTCCTAATGCTGCTCAGATTAAAGGAACCAGTGAGTTTGTGTCTGTCTGGACTCGGCTGCTTCTGTCTGTCAACTgatgtttgtaatatttagtcACAAAAATCACTTTGCTGAAGAATCAAGTTTGGTTCCATTTCACCTCAAAGTTCCAGCCTGATCTGTTTTcagcagattttctgttttatggttTGAAAATGTGACTGAATGTGAAAAAGACTGAATGTAGAGCAGCACAGGCTGGATGAGTCTGTATGTTATTAAATCttacatattaaaataagaaacatgcATGAATCACTTTAATATTCCATATCTGACTGATATATGTAAATATCATTTCTGTTCAGAAAAGAGAAACTCTGACTGGagggaaataaaagcaaagtgaagaaaaactgaaatctgtttttgaatgttttcataaaaatctgcagctgattaatgaaattattcagatttctctgttttctatAGATCTATTTCTCAGGcatgttacaggaaaacaggtttttagtaaaactggaaacatttacagaactcaagtttacaaaaaaagattctttactgtaaaaaacaaaatgacagatATTTGTTGCTCAACTTCAAAGAGTTGCAGAGGTTGATGtctgtggcaggaaggatctcctgtagcagtctgttaCAGTGAATCAgcagaagcctctgactgaagacagtgtTGTTGTTTAATGGCCTCATGAATGAGACGCTCCAGCTTGTCTGTGACGTTCTGCTCTTCAGATTCAACCTTCCTGACATTAAACCATCATTCGTCTCAAACTCATCGTaactaaaatgttcttcagaacTTTTCCCACATTTGGCCAGTAGAGGGAGCTGGTTCCCACCAGTGTTCTGGTTTTGTTGCAGACTGCTGGAAGATCTCCAGTAGAACATGTTGTAAACTCACATAGCTTTGATTTACTTCACGCCATCTGTTGTCCCTGCAGATGTTTCGGGACACTCGTCCCCAGTGTTGGACAGACGCGTCGTCCTCACATGCAGGACCTCAGCCAGATGTGTAATTGTCGCCGGCGTGCGTTGTGGCGTGTTTTTTCAGCGTTGCAGCGTATTGAAACCTCTCCCCACACGAGCTACAGGAGTACGGCTTCTCTCCTGTGTGCGTCCTCATGTGGACGATCAGGCTGTTGCTCCGACTGAATCGTTTCCCGCAGGTTTTGCAGGAGTACTTCTTCTCGCCGGTGTGCGTCCTCATGTGAGCCTTCAGGTTTCCGCTCTGAGTGAAGCTTTTCCCACAGATCTGGCAGGAATACCTCCGGTCGCCCATGTGGATGGCGGTGTGCCACTTGAAGGCTGATGAGTTGGTGAATCTTTTCCCGCAGGTGTTGCACAGGTATGGCTTCTCCCCAGTGTGGGTTCTCATGTGGACCAACATGCTGTAGCTGCACCTGAAGCTTTTCCCACACGTCTCGCAGGAATACGGCTTCTCGCCCGTGTGCAACCTCGCATGATATCTCAGAGTGGACGCGGCTTTGAAAGATTTCCCGCATTCGTTGCAGACATACGGCTTCTCTCCCGTGTGGTTCATGTGATGCATCTTCAGGTGATATTTTTTCCTAAAGATTTTTCCACAGAAGTCACATTTTAAGGCGTCGCGTCCTGCCTGAGAAAAACTCTGCTTGTCTGACACTGGATAAACGTCCTGGCTGATGATCTCACTGCCATCGTCTTCAGGTCCTTTATGACCCGTCTGTTCTGTCTTTGTGGATCCTAGATCTACATCCTCGCCTCCTTCCTGATGCAGAGTCTGGAGACCATCAAAGGTTTCCTCTGCTACTCTGGGCTCACCTTCCCCATACAGGAGCGCCACCAGAAACGTTTTGGACTCTTCATCGGGCTCCAGTTGATCCATCTGCAGACTGCTGCCGGGTTCTTCTTGCTCCTCTTTGATCTGTGGAGGTTCTGGCGCCTCCTGCTGGTGGCAGAACAGCGTCTTGGCAGGAAGCTCCTCCTGCTCCAGATGAAGGTGTTGCTGTGGAAGATCTAATAGGGAAACGGTTTGGATAAAGTTcaggaaaacatcaaaacaaacctgtttcatcatttttataaaaggtGAATTTATTTGTGACAAACTTTTGGTAGAAAAGCAAACTACTGACCTCTGCTGGTTAACTGAAAAACAAGCTTTAGGAAGTAGAttaaactacttcctgtttgggGTTTAACCAACCTAGCTTTAGCATTACAGTTGGAGctttaactaaaacattttgtatgtttaGCTTTgagatgcataaaaataaaatctataatcTTATGTTGACAGTTAACTGCTGCATCATCGGTGCACAAAGGAGCGCTAcagcagatccttcctcccacaCAACACTCCATAATTCTGCTTTTATTggcacatttttctgtttttatgaaaatatatagaGGCACATTTCCCTCTCTAAATGATCATACTctaatgctatttttttttacctgtacaGTATTATTTGTCTTATACTAAATATTTGTCGTTGAAGTAAACTCTttcattcttgtttttcaagacatttttaagtttgttaTTCTCTACCTGACATTTCAGAATAGATGGGTAAATTTTTATAccaggaaataaaacatgactgtttcaGTCATTTCATTTTGCAGGCCTGTTTAAGCTCCGCTCCTTTCGTTCAGTCTGAGGGTAAAGAAGCAGCTCATTAGTCCCAACATCACCTGATCAGGCGGCAGCATCCTGGCCGTGTGTGGCCCTTTAAATCTGGCAGTTAAAGCCTCAGATCTCTGATAAATGACTGCATTTAAACCTGGTTGGTTAATTTAACCAACCAGAGTCACATCCCTGTATTTACTCTCTGAGCTCATATAAAACTCCATACCTGCTGGTTTctcatgtgtttgtgttttccagctggTTTCCATCATTCTGCGCTGACGGTCGAGCTCTTCTTCATACTGAATGACGGTTTTCTCAAAAACTCCGAAGATTTCTTCCGCAGCAG
Protein-coding regions in this window:
- the LOC111608879 gene encoding zinc finger and SCAN domain-containing protein 2-like is translated as MCSALNVREFIRQRLAAAAEEIFGVFEKTVIQYEEELDRQRRMMETSWKTQTHEKPADLPQQHLHLEQEELPAKTLFCHQQEAPEPPQIKEEQEEPGSSLQMDQLEPDEESKTFLVALLYGEGEPRVAEETFDGLQTLHQEGGEDVDLGSTKTEQTGHKGPEDDGSEIISQDVYPVSDKQSFSQAGRDALKCDFCGKIFRKKYHLKMHHMNHTGEKPYVCNECGKSFKAASTLRYHARLHTGEKPYSCETCGKSFRCSYSMLVHMRTHTGEKPYLCNTCGKRFTNSSAFKWHTAIHMGDRRYSCQICGKSFTQSGNLKAHMRTHTGEKKYSCKTCGKRFSRSNSLIVHMRTHTGEKPYSCSSCGERFQYAATLKKHATTHAGDNYTSG
- the dusp28 gene encoding dual specificity phosphatase 28, giving the protein MLQLCKVTKVLFISNARSACSDDLIQQEAVTLCINVSKQQPFPTSSGVTRMQIPVYDDPGEDLYRHFDRCADAIQKEANRGGRSVVYCKNGRSRSATICMAYLMKHRRMTLAEAVQRVKTARHVVDPNPGFMSQLQRYEEELRKRRGAS